One Candidatus Deferrimicrobiaceae bacterium genomic region harbors:
- a CDS encoding Glu/Leu/Phe/Val dehydrogenase: protein MPFPSWGETKEGHDMLVEAEEQLGQAAKLLNLDPNLANRLRYPRRALIVTVPVRLDDGRVATYTGYRVHHNITLGPGKGGIRYSPTVSLEETTALAMWMTWKCALMNIPFGGAKGGVCCNPLEMSPRELQALTRRFTTEIVMLIGPEKDIPAPDMFTNEQTMSWIMDTYSIQVGYSVPGVVTGKPLVVGGSVGRREATGRGLVNLVFAAVERLGLVPEKLTAVVQGFGNVGSVAAQELAEKKVKVIGVSDVYGGVHNPDGLPVNDLIRHVEAGGKVSEFPGVTPVSNRDLLEIPCDILAPCATAGQITGENVGRVRCRILAEGANGPTTLEADEILRQRGVFIIPDVLGNAGGVTASYFEWVQDTQKFFWNIGEVNRQLQRIMLEAFQEVLSLAHEKGVSHRMAALMIGISRVAEAMRFRGLYP, encoded by the coding sequence ATGCCATTTCCGAGCTGGGGAGAGACCAAGGAAGGGCACGACATGCTGGTCGAAGCGGAGGAGCAGCTCGGCCAGGCTGCGAAGCTCCTCAACCTGGACCCGAACCTGGCCAACCGGCTTCGGTACCCGAGGCGCGCGCTCATCGTCACGGTGCCGGTCCGGCTGGACGACGGGAGGGTCGCCACATACACGGGATACCGCGTCCACCACAACATCACCCTCGGGCCGGGGAAGGGGGGGATCCGGTACAGCCCTACCGTGTCCCTCGAGGAAACGACCGCCCTGGCCATGTGGATGACCTGGAAGTGCGCGCTCATGAACATCCCCTTCGGGGGGGCGAAGGGGGGCGTCTGCTGCAACCCTCTCGAGATGTCCCCGCGGGAGCTGCAGGCTCTCACCCGGCGGTTCACAACGGAGATCGTGATGCTGATCGGCCCGGAGAAGGACATCCCGGCGCCGGACATGTTCACGAACGAGCAGACGATGTCCTGGATCATGGACACCTACTCGATCCAGGTGGGCTATTCCGTCCCCGGCGTGGTGACCGGAAAGCCTCTCGTCGTCGGGGGTTCCGTGGGGCGGCGTGAGGCGACCGGACGCGGGCTGGTCAACCTTGTCTTCGCCGCCGTCGAGCGTCTGGGGCTTGTCCCCGAGAAGCTCACCGCGGTGGTCCAGGGGTTCGGAAACGTCGGCTCCGTCGCGGCGCAGGAACTCGCGGAGAAGAAGGTCAAGGTGATCGGAGTAAGCGACGTGTACGGAGGAGTGCACAACCCCGACGGGCTTCCGGTGAACGACCTGATCCGGCACGTGGAGGCGGGGGGAAAGGTATCGGAGTTCCCGGGCGTGACCCCGGTGTCGAACCGGGACCTCCTGGAGATTCCGTGCGACATCCTCGCGCCGTGCGCCACGGCAGGGCAGATCACGGGGGAGAACGTCGGCCGGGTCCGGTGCCGCATCCTGGCCGAGGGCGCGAACGGGCCGACCACGCTGGAAGCCGACGAGATCCTGCGGCAGAGGGGGGTGTTCATCATCCCGGACGTTCTGGGGAACGCCGGCGGGGTGACGGCCTCCTACTTCGAATGGGTGCAGGACACGCAGAAGTTCTTCTGGAACATCGGGGAAGTGAACCGGCAGTTGCAGCGCATCATGCTCGAGGCGTTTCAGGAAGTGCTCTCCCTTGCGCACGAGAAAGGTGTGTCGCACCGGATGGCCGCGCTCATGATCGGCATCTCGCGGGTGGCGGAGGCGATGCGGTTCCGGGGGCTCTACCCGTAG
- the epmA gene encoding EF-P lysine aminoacylase EpmA has protein sequence MTWRRLAKGELSWETLRRRSRILEWTRAFFRERGFLEVDPPIANPYPNIDPNIFPVRVSDAAGRTSGLYLHTSPELSMKKLLAAGSGNIFFLGKVFRDREGSPLHHPEFTMLEWYRVGEPADAVRKDVEDLLRDLARRANGAEEVLREGRRIPLPPAWKRWELAEAFAELLGCPMGDAGALRTGLSGKGIRPGPAETWEDLFFRAMLDVIEPALAVRGAVFLTGFPAALAGMSRRREGAGDIAERFEGYVAGIELVNGYEEQTDPGEQEGRLLELSGRHAHRTGVRLPVDPDFLDALRAGLPACSGAALGMDRLVMLLLGKKTIADVTYR, from the coding sequence ATGACGTGGCGCAGACTGGCAAAAGGCGAACTCTCCTGGGAGACGCTTCGCCGGCGTTCCCGCATCCTGGAATGGACCCGGGCCTTCTTCCGCGAGCGCGGCTTTCTCGAGGTCGACCCGCCGATCGCGAACCCGTACCCGAACATCGACCCCAACATCTTCCCGGTGCGGGTCTCGGACGCGGCGGGGCGGACGTCCGGCCTGTACCTCCACACCTCCCCGGAGCTCTCGATGAAGAAGCTCCTCGCGGCGGGCTCCGGAAACATCTTCTTCCTCGGCAAGGTGTTCCGGGACCGGGAGGGATCCCCCCTTCACCACCCGGAGTTCACGATGCTCGAGTGGTACCGGGTGGGGGAGCCGGCCGACGCGGTGAGGAAGGATGTCGAGGACCTGCTGCGGGACCTGGCCCGCCGGGCGAACGGGGCGGAGGAGGTCCTGAGGGAGGGACGGCGTATCCCTCTTCCCCCCGCCTGGAAGCGGTGGGAGCTTGCGGAGGCGTTCGCGGAACTTCTCGGCTGCCCGATGGGGGACGCGGGGGCGCTCCGGACCGGCCTGTCCGGGAAGGGGATCCGGCCGGGGCCGGCCGAGACGTGGGAGGATCTCTTCTTCCGCGCCATGCTGGACGTGATCGAGCCGGCGCTTGCCGTGAGGGGGGCCGTCTTCCTGACGGGGTTTCCCGCCGCGCTCGCGGGAATGTCCCGGAGGCGCGAGGGGGCCGGCGACATTGCGGAGAGGTTCGAGGGGTACGTTGCCGGAATCGAACTCGTGAACGGGTACGAGGAGCAGACCGATCCCGGAGAGCAGGAGGGGCGGCTCCTGGAACTGTCCGGGCGCCACGCGCATCGAACGGGGGTGCGGTTGCCGGTCGACCCGGATTTTCTCGACGCCCTCCGGGCGGGTCTTCCGGCGTGTTCCGGGGCGGCCCTGGGGATGGACCGTCTGGTGATGCTCCTCCTGGGGAAAAAGACGATCGCTGACGTGACCTACCGATGA
- a CDS encoding MFS transporter yields MNNGRMLLFLLSFGHLATDMVQGALPALLPYLKDCFDLSYTVTGSILLAAHLTSSVIQPLFGFLTDRRPFPILLSLGCLVSGIGIALIPFAPSFSWLIAFVMFMGLGTAAFHPEGFKATACIVSLKRATGMSFFSVGGNLGFAIGAPAAIFLVARYGLPGAAALFLPAAAAAALFLPALPRIRERIAAVAARPSSPVENGVRHPMYAVSLIVLIVVFRSWTQLGLAAFLPFLYREELASNPGFVATLLFLFLGAGTVGTLAGGPIADRIGHRRMLFYSLSLQIPLIFLFLAARGWTVFVLAAAVGATIVSTFSVTIVMAQELFPRRMATASGAIAGFAIGTGGIGVTLLGAVADRYGVPAAVHLINLLPAFGALLAAMLPIPWKAGLARPA; encoded by the coding sequence ATGAACAACGGCCGCATGCTTCTTTTCCTGCTTTCGTTCGGCCACTTGGCAACCGACATGGTGCAGGGGGCCCTGCCCGCGCTCCTGCCGTACCTGAAGGACTGCTTCGACCTCTCCTACACCGTCACCGGGTCGATCCTCCTCGCGGCGCACCTGACCTCCTCCGTGATCCAGCCGCTGTTCGGCTTCCTCACCGACCGCAGGCCGTTCCCGATCCTTCTCTCCCTGGGTTGCCTGGTCTCCGGCATCGGCATCGCCCTGATCCCCTTCGCGCCGAGTTTCTCCTGGCTCATCGCCTTCGTGATGTTCATGGGTCTGGGGACGGCCGCCTTCCACCCGGAAGGGTTCAAGGCCACCGCGTGCATCGTCTCCTTGAAGCGCGCGACCGGGATGTCCTTCTTCTCCGTGGGGGGGAACCTGGGATTCGCCATCGGCGCCCCGGCCGCCATCTTCCTCGTTGCCCGGTACGGCCTTCCGGGGGCGGCCGCCCTGTTCCTTCCCGCGGCGGCGGCGGCGGCCCTCTTCCTGCCGGCCCTGCCGCGCATCCGGGAGCGCATCGCCGCGGTCGCCGCGCGGCCGTCCTCCCCCGTCGAAAACGGAGTCCGGCACCCCATGTACGCCGTCTCCCTGATCGTCCTCATCGTGGTCTTCCGCTCGTGGACGCAGCTCGGGCTCGCCGCGTTCCTCCCGTTCCTCTACCGGGAGGAACTCGCGAGCAATCCGGGGTTCGTGGCCACCCTCCTCTTCCTGTTCCTGGGAGCGGGCACGGTCGGAACGCTCGCGGGAGGGCCGATCGCCGACCGGATCGGCCACCGGAGGATGCTCTTTTACTCGCTGTCCCTGCAGATTCCCCTCATCTTCCTGTTTCTCGCCGCGCGCGGGTGGACCGTATTCGTGCTGGCCGCCGCGGTGGGGGCGACGATCGTCTCCACCTTCTCGGTGACCATCGTGATGGCCCAGGAGCTTTTCCCCCGCCGGATGGCGACGGCCTCCGGGGCCATCGCGGGATTCGCCATCGGGACGGGGGGGATCGGCGTGACCCTCCTGGGCGCGGTGGCCGACCGGTACGGGGTCCCCGCCGCGGTACACCTGATCAACCTTCTGCCGGCCTTCGGGGCGCTGCTCGCCGCGATGCTCCCGATCCCCTGGAAAGCCGGCCTGGCGAGGCCTGCGTGA